In Rhodanobacter denitrificans, the sequence TGCGCCGCGTGCGGCCGCCATCGTTTCTCCGTTCGCTCGAGGTATCGAATGAATTTCCACGAATACCAGGCCAAAGAACTGTTCGCGCAGTACGGCATCGCCGTGCCGCCGGGCAAGATCGCCAGTTCCCCCGACGCCGCCGTCGATGCCGCCAAGGCGCTCGGCGGCTCGCAGTGGATGGTCAAGGCGCAGATCCACGCAGGCGGCCGCGGCAAGGCCGGCGGCGTCAAGTTCTGCAGGAGCCTGGACGACGTCCATGCCGCGGCCAAGGGCATGCTCGGCACCCGCATGGCAACCTACCAGTCGGCCGGCCGCGCGCTGCCGGTGAACCTGGTGCTGGTGACCGACGCCACCAACATCGCCAAGGAGCTGTACCTGTCGGTGCTGGTGGACCGCGACTCCAAGGCCGTGTCCTTCATCGCCTCCAAGCACGGCGGCGTGGACATCGAGCAGGTCGCCAAGGAGACGCCCGAAGACATCCACACCATCGTGGTCGACTTCGTCGAAGGGCTGCAGCCGTACCAGTGCCGCCAGCTCGGTTTCGCGATGGATCTGACCGCCAAGCAGGTCAACCAGCTGACCAAGATCATGCTGGGCCTGTACAAGCTGTTCAACGAGAAGGACCTGTCGCTGGTCGAGCTGAACCCGCTGGCCATCCTCGAGGACGGCAACCTGGCCGCGCTGGACGGCAAGGTCAACTCCGACGACAACGCCGACTTCCGCCACCCCGAGCTGGTCGCCATGCGCGACCTGACCCAGGAAGACGCCGCCGAGGCGGCCGCGGTGCAGAACAACCTCAACTACGTGACGATGGACGGCTCGATCGGCTGCATGGTCAACGGCGCCGGCCTGGCGATGGCCACCATGGACGTGATCAAGCTGGCGGGCGGCGAGCCGGCCAACTTCCTCGACGTCGGCGGCGGCGCCACCAAGGAGCGCGTGACCGAGGCGTTCAAGCTGATCCTGTCCTCGGACAAGGTACGCTGCATTCTGGTCAACATCTTCGGCGGCATCGTGCGCTGCGACCTGATCGCCGAGGGCATCATCGCCGCGGTGAAGGAAGTGGGCCTGAAGATCCCCGTGGTGGTGCGCCTGCAGGGCACCAATGTCGATCAGGGCCGCGAACTGCTGGCCAACTCCGGCCTGGCGATCACGCCGGCGGACGATCTCAACGACGCGGCGCAGAAAGCCGTGGCTGCGGCCAAGGCCTGAGGAGCAATCGAAACATGAGCGTACTCGTCAACAAAAATACCAAGGTGCTG encodes:
- the sucC gene encoding ADP-forming succinate--CoA ligase subunit beta, producing MNFHEYQAKELFAQYGIAVPPGKIASSPDAAVDAAKALGGSQWMVKAQIHAGGRGKAGGVKFCRSLDDVHAAAKGMLGTRMATYQSAGRALPVNLVLVTDATNIAKELYLSVLVDRDSKAVSFIASKHGGVDIEQVAKETPEDIHTIVVDFVEGLQPYQCRQLGFAMDLTAKQVNQLTKIMLGLYKLFNEKDLSLVELNPLAILEDGNLAALDGKVNSDDNADFRHPELVAMRDLTQEDAAEAAAVQNNLNYVTMDGSIGCMVNGAGLAMATMDVIKLAGGEPANFLDVGGGATKERVTEAFKLILSSDKVRCILVNIFGGIVRCDLIAEGIIAAVKEVGLKIPVVVRLQGTNVDQGRELLANSGLAITPADDLNDAAQKAVAAAKA